From a region of the Hypanus sabinus isolate sHypSab1 unplaced genomic scaffold, sHypSab1.hap1 scaffold_606, whole genome shotgun sequence genome:
- the LOC132389584 gene encoding zinc finger protein 664-like — MAHRRVHTGERPFICSDCGKGFTCSSKLKEHQRVHTGEKLFSCSDSGKGFTWSSDLLVHQRVHTGERPFTCSDCGKGFTCSSQLKVHQRVHTGERPFTCSECGKRFTRSSELLVHQSVHTGERPFTCSDCGRRFTRSSHLLSHQRVHTGETVHLL; from the coding sequence atggcacaccggcgagttcacaccggggagcggccgttcatctgctcagactgtgggaagggattcacttgctcatctaaactgaaggaacatcagcgagttcacactggagagaagctgTTCAGCTGCTCGGacagtgggaagggattcacttggtcatcggacctactggtacaccagcgagttcacactggagagaggccgttcacctgctcagactgcgggaagggattcacttgctcatcccaactgaaggtacatcagagagttcacactggggagaggccgttcacctgctcagagtgtgggaagagattcactcggtcatctgaactactggtacaccagtcagttcacactggagagaggccgttcacctgctcagactgcgggaggagattcactcggtcatcccacctactaagtcatcagcgagttcacacgggagagactgttcacctgctgtga